The proteins below are encoded in one region of Engystomops pustulosus chromosome 8, aEngPut4.maternal, whole genome shotgun sequence:
- the NIF3L1 gene encoding NIF3-like protein 1 isoform X3: protein MLCARPLWLLAASPRWSPLRLVMDLSSVVSRLDALAPPALAESWDNVGLLVEPTPPHQVRRILLTNDVTEEVLEEALGGGAHLLLSYHPPIFKPLKRLTCGPWKERLMVRALEGRLAVYSPHTACDALANGVNAWLGRALGPCVSVPLRPSTALSHPGGYSHVLEVRGDLPEAMLSRVSALQGACVRTYPLRGQDQGGARVRLSCSQKALLQALAILKEDPEVYKGVELLALQKPPLLDTHHTAPLWGISPVSPHTAPLWGISPVSPHTAPLWGISPVSPHTAPLWDISPVSLAPSAGHTSYCPPLGYLPCLSSYCPPLGHLPCLSSYCPPLGHLPCLSSPLCWTHITLSPTGVSPLSLIILPPFGTSPLSLLILPPFGASPLSL, encoded by the exons ATGCTGTGTGCCCGCCCCCTGTGGCTCCTGGCTGCCTCTCCCCGGTGGTCTCCtctgcggctggtgatggatctgTCCTCGGTGGTCTCTCGTCTGGACGCTCTGGCCCCCCCGGCGCTGGCGGAGAGCTGGGATAACGTCGGCCTCCTGGTGGAGCCCACCCCCCCGCACCAGGTGCGCAGGATCCTGCTGACCAATGACGTGAcggaggaggtcctggaggagGCACTGGGGGGCGGGGCTCACCTGCTGCTGTCCTATCACCCGCCCATCTTCAAGCCTCTGAAGCGTCTGACCTGCGGCCCCTGGAAGGAGCGGCTGATGGTGCGGGCGCTGGAGGGGCGTCTGGCCGTCTACTCCCCCCACACCGCCTGCGACGCCCTCGCCAATGGGGTCAATGCCTGGCTGGGGCGTGCGCTGG GTCCCTGTGTGTCCGTGCCGCTCCGGCCCTCCACCGCCCTCTCCCACCCCGGAGGATACAGCCACGTCCTGGAGGTCAGGGGTGACCTCCCCGAGGCCATGCTCAGCAGGGTGAGCGCCCTACAGGGGGCGTGTGTGCGCACCTACCCGCTCAG GGGCCAGGACCAGGGCGGCGCACGGGTGCGACTCAGCTGCTCCCAGAAAGCACTGCTGCAGGCTCTGGCCATACTAAAGGAGGACCCCGAGGTGTACAAGGGGGTGGAGCTACTCGCCCTGCAGAAG CCCCCTCTGCTGGACACACATCATACTGCCCCCCTCTGGGGCATCTCCCCTGtctctcctcatactgcccccctcTGGGGCATCTCCCCTGtctctcctcatactgcccccctcTGGGGCATCTCCCCTGtctctcctcatactgccccccttTGGGACATCTCCCCTGTCTCTCTAGCCCCCTCTGCTGGACACACATCATACTGTCCCCCACTGGGGTATCTCCCCTGtctctcctcatactgccccccttTGGGACATCTCCCCTGtctctcctcatactgccccccttTGGGGCATCTCCCCTGTCTCTCTAGCCCCCTCTGCTGGACacacatcacactgtcccccactggggtatctcccctgtctctcatcatactgccccCCTTTGGGACATCTCCCCTGtctctcctcatactgccccccttTGGGGCATCTCCCCTGTCTCTCTAG
- the NIF3L1 gene encoding NIF3-like protein 1 isoform X1: MLRLLLQPIEGVLEAPPPCRMLCARPLWLLAASPRWSPLRLVMDLSSVVSRLDALAPPALAESWDNVGLLVEPTPPHQVRRILLTNDVTEEVLEEALGGGAHLLLSYHPPIFKPLKRLTCGPWKERLMVRALEGRLAVYSPHTACDALANGVNAWLGRALGPCVSVPLRPSTALSHPGGYSHVLEVRGDLPEAMLSRVSALQGACVRTYPLRGQDQGGARVRLSCSQKALLQALAILKEDPEVYKGVELLALQKPPLLDTHHTAPLWGISPVSPHTAPLWGISPVSPHTAPLWGISPVSPHTAPLWDISPVSLAPSAGHTSYCPPLGYLPCLSSYCPPLGHLPCLSSYCPPLGHLPCLSSPLCWTHITLSPTGVSPLSLIILPPFGTSPLSLLILPPFGASPLSL; the protein is encoded by the exons ATGCTGCGGCTCCTTCTTCAACCAATAGAGGGTGTTTTGGAG GCTCCTCCCCCTTGTCGCATGCTGTGTGCCCGCCCCCTGTGGCTCCTGGCTGCCTCTCCCCGGTGGTCTCCtctgcggctggtgatggatctgTCCTCGGTGGTCTCTCGTCTGGACGCTCTGGCCCCCCCGGCGCTGGCGGAGAGCTGGGATAACGTCGGCCTCCTGGTGGAGCCCACCCCCCCGCACCAGGTGCGCAGGATCCTGCTGACCAATGACGTGAcggaggaggtcctggaggagGCACTGGGGGGCGGGGCTCACCTGCTGCTGTCCTATCACCCGCCCATCTTCAAGCCTCTGAAGCGTCTGACCTGCGGCCCCTGGAAGGAGCGGCTGATGGTGCGGGCGCTGGAGGGGCGTCTGGCCGTCTACTCCCCCCACACCGCCTGCGACGCCCTCGCCAATGGGGTCAATGCCTGGCTGGGGCGTGCGCTGG GTCCCTGTGTGTCCGTGCCGCTCCGGCCCTCCACCGCCCTCTCCCACCCCGGAGGATACAGCCACGTCCTGGAGGTCAGGGGTGACCTCCCCGAGGCCATGCTCAGCAGGGTGAGCGCCCTACAGGGGGCGTGTGTGCGCACCTACCCGCTCAG GGGCCAGGACCAGGGCGGCGCACGGGTGCGACTCAGCTGCTCCCAGAAAGCACTGCTGCAGGCTCTGGCCATACTAAAGGAGGACCCCGAGGTGTACAAGGGGGTGGAGCTACTCGCCCTGCAGAAG CCCCCTCTGCTGGACACACATCATACTGCCCCCCTCTGGGGCATCTCCCCTGtctctcctcatactgcccccctcTGGGGCATCTCCCCTGtctctcctcatactgcccccctcTGGGGCATCTCCCCTGtctctcctcatactgccccccttTGGGACATCTCCCCTGTCTCTCTAGCCCCCTCTGCTGGACACACATCATACTGTCCCCCACTGGGGTATCTCCCCTGtctctcctcatactgccccccttTGGGACATCTCCCCTGtctctcctcatactgccccccttTGGGGCATCTCCCCTGTCTCTCTAGCCCCCTCTGCTGGACacacatcacactgtcccccactggggtatctcccctgtctctcatcatactgccccCCTTTGGGACATCTCCCCTGtctctcctcatactgccccccttTGGGGCATCTCCCCTGTCTCTCTAG
- the NIF3L1 gene encoding NIF3-like protein 1 isoform X2 produces the protein MLCARPLWLLAASPRWSPLRLVMDLSSVVSRLDALAPPALAESWDNVGLLVEPTPPHQVRRILLTNDVTEEVLEEALGGGAHLLLSYHPPIFKPLKRLTCGPWKERLMVRALEGRLAVYSPHTACDALANGVNAWLGRALGPCVSVPLRPSTALSHPGGYSHVLEVRGDLPEAMLSRVSALQGACVRTYPLRGQDQGGARVRLSCSQKALLQALAILKEDPEVYKGVELLALQKPPLLDTGMGRLCTLSEPVSIAEAVERVKRHVGVQHLRLALGRGKTMESSVGVMAVCAGSGSSVLSGTPADLYLTGEMSHHEVLDATAEGRSVILCEHSNSERGYLQELGVQITHCLDGKVEVLHAHTDRDPLLVV, from the exons ATGCTGTGTGCCCGCCCCCTGTGGCTCCTGGCTGCCTCTCCCCGGTGGTCTCCtctgcggctggtgatggatctgTCCTCGGTGGTCTCTCGTCTGGACGCTCTGGCCCCCCCGGCGCTGGCGGAGAGCTGGGATAACGTCGGCCTCCTGGTGGAGCCCACCCCCCCGCACCAGGTGCGCAGGATCCTGCTGACCAATGACGTGAcggaggaggtcctggaggagGCACTGGGGGGCGGGGCTCACCTGCTGCTGTCCTATCACCCGCCCATCTTCAAGCCTCTGAAGCGTCTGACCTGCGGCCCCTGGAAGGAGCGGCTGATGGTGCGGGCGCTGGAGGGGCGTCTGGCCGTCTACTCCCCCCACACCGCCTGCGACGCCCTCGCCAATGGGGTCAATGCCTGGCTGGGGCGTGCGCTGG GTCCCTGTGTGTCCGTGCCGCTCCGGCCCTCCACCGCCCTCTCCCACCCCGGAGGATACAGCCACGTCCTGGAGGTCAGGGGTGACCTCCCCGAGGCCATGCTCAGCAGGGTGAGCGCCCTACAGGGGGCGTGTGTGCGCACCTACCCGCTCAG GGGCCAGGACCAGGGCGGCGCACGGGTGCGACTCAGCTGCTCCCAGAAAGCACTGCTGCAGGCTCTGGCCATACTAAAGGAGGACCCCGAGGTGTACAAGGGGGTGGAGCTACTCGCCCTGCAGAAG CCCCCTCTGCTGGACACGGGGATGGGTCGCCTCTGCACTCTCTCGGAGCCGGTGTCCATTGCTGAGGCTGTGGAGCGTGTTAAGCGTCATGTGGGAGTCCAGCATCTGCGTCTCGCCCTGGGGCGAGGGAAGACAATGG aatcctctgtgGGGGTGATGGCCGTGTGCGCCGGTTCTGGGAGCAGCGTCCTGAGTGGAACCCCCGCTGATCTCTACCTGACAG GCGAGATGTCGCATCACGAGGTCCTGGATGCGACGGCGGAGGGTCGCAGCGTCATCCTGTGTGAGCACAGCAACTCAGAGCGGGGGTACCTGCAGGAACTGGGGGTCCAGATCACACACTGCCTGGACGGGAAGGTGGAGGTGCTGCACGCCCATACTGACCGGGACCCCCTACTGGTGGTGTGA